The genomic region TGCAACAGGAACACAACCAGCTGCTCTTACAGACCACAGACAAACAGGAATTGTTGTTGATCAGCCAGCTGTTTACTGCATGGAAGAGAATGAGGAAATTGGTATTGTACTCCGAACCAAATAAACATCTTTCACATATACATGAAATCCATTCCCTATAATGGCTTTATTTTAAGCCATGTGATGTGTTAAGGAAATATACCACGTACTCGAATGACCTGAAAATACAACGCAGCAGCAGGTCTAGGGACAGGCTGTAGTCCAGACACGCACCACGTGAACACGATAGTCGCCCCTTATATGGTCATGAGGGCGCTCTTTGACTGGAGCGTCCGAGTTCAGTACGATTCAGAGAAATCAGAAATGTACTCCATGTGCTAACCACTGATTTTGCGCATAATAGATCGTGCATTCTGATGCATTGACATGTATATCTGCACATATAATGCTTAAAACAAATATCATCGTTTATTACCATAATGTAATAATTGTTATTTATATAACCCGAAAATGAATCAATTATGGTTATTTCAACAATCCAGCAAATCTTTGTCAAACATTTGAAATATGCAGCATTTTAGAGTGGAGGGATGATATTGAAAATAATATTGCATGAAAACAATTGAATGATAGCTAATTGAGATAAAATACCTCCCAGTCAAAGGTTTTTGATTTCATGGGTTGTGGAATATAGCAATTTGCAACAAGAAATAAGTCAGAGATGTATGACTATTTGGTGTTATTGTAAAAACATAGTTTATTTGACCTACATAATATAGCTAGACAGTTACGAATTATGTATTATGTCCAgttggctagatgtgccaagacTGAATAAAATCAGGGGAATTGTGCAGGTCTGTCTTTAAATAAGATATGAATAGTCAGAGTTGTGTTCAGAAAATATGTCATACATAATAAGGAATTTTATAAtgaaataaacaaatatataGAAATTAAATAATAGAAATGATGATTCtcactatttgaaatcatttgaaTGATGATCGCACCCACATTGGAAATGGTACATTCCGGATCCTACGTCATCTATTGTTTACAAAATATCGAGAGCGTTCATTGCTTACTTGCTTTTCTGCCAAGCAACGTGGTGAGAGGAAGGAACTGAGCTACGCTCACATTCATTTCGAAACTACAGCCAAGAAACACACAAAATACAACAAAATGCCTTGTCGAAAGGAGAACTACATCCTCTTGGAGCAGTCTGTTACCGTCGATTCAAAAGAAGTGGACGCTTTGGTCACGAAGATCGGAGAGGCGCTGCAGCTTCACAACAATAGTGCTAATCAAAAGACGATGTCATGTCTCCACGGTCTCACCAGCAACTGCAGCAGTAGCAACATCAAACAagctaacaacaacaacaatgggGTGGCCCTGCAAAAACGTACCGGGTGCTGCATACGGCTTCGAAACCGGAGGCAACGTAGTAACAGAGCTAGTCCGTACAGCTTCCCTGGCTCAAGTAACCAGGAGTGGGACCATTTCAAACGTTGGGACCGAAAGGGGATCAACGCAGCTGTCGAGGACGACCCACATCAGTTACTTCAGGAATTAATATTGTCTGGGAATCTAATCAAAGAAGCGGTCAGGCGGCTGCAGTTCTCTACGACGGAGTGTGGAGATCTTTCGGACAAGCTGCAGTGCTGATGATGCGGACAATGTATTCATTAATGATATGTTACCGACAACGTAAACTATTTTGctgacatagctagctagctataacgTTAGTCTACATGTTGAACGATTAAATGTCATGGTGGTAACGTCGTTAGCATGTCTACTTTGTGACCGTTTAATTTAGGTTTTTCATTTACCCAAtgcgttagctagctagttaacattaaccatGTTTGTTTGCAACTCCAACTTGATGGTTAGTTAGATTTTTGTTTATGGGTGGGGACTCTCCTTTTCACACTTCGTTGGCTTAGTTAGTAGCTAGTTATGTCAACCAAGTGAAAGCTTTACGTTGACATTGTTTACAAATCTAATCTAATGCCGCCAGCATTGCCTGTTTTGGTTGGTTAGTTTGAATCGGGTCGTTTCAAATCAAAGGTCTTACGTTACTAGTTAGCAAGCTAGGCTAGCGCCACACTCATGCCAGGGTGGATTCCTAACCCCCAGCAAGGCAGCACTGTGACTGCTTCGATAGCAGCTTTGTATTTCCTTTACGCAGAAGGAACGGGATCGACAACCAGCTACCAAACCGTGTAAGAGACGGGCGACATTTCAAATGGTTCTGACTAAATGTCTCTTCGACTGGCTGGGGGCggggtgtttttatttttttcttcttcataatGGGATGCGGATGTTTCATTTTCTCATTGTCTGTGTCAAGTGATTTACCATGACCACTTCGCAACGAAGTATTTTATAATGTTCCTGAGTATTCAGGCCTTTGTCTTAAAAATAAACACGGTGGGTTTTTTTTCaattttgtgtgtatgtgtatgtttttcGCCATCAGATAAAGATTCCAATAAAATATAGCAAGTAACTACAGTATTTGGGAAGCCTGTCGATATACTATACAAAACGCTGCcgtatgtacactgaacaaaaatctaaacatgcaacaatttcatatTTTACTGCGTTCATAAGGTAATCagtacatttgaaaaaaaaattaTGGTTccgatctatggatttcacttgtGCATTTGTTGGTCACATACCTTAAAATAATTAGGATAGTGGATCAGTATCTGGTGTTATCACAATTTGACTCATGGAACGCGACATCTCCTTCGCATTGGGTTGATTGTGTCCTTTGGAATTTTTTtgctcctcttcaatggctgtgcgaagtcggtggatattggcgggaactggaacaagctGTTGTACACGTCAAGTCAGAGCATCCCAATTTATCGATTGGTGACATCTGGTGACAACGCAGGCCATTAAATAATTTTCAGCTTCAAGGAAACacgtacagatccttgcgacaagGAACCATGCATTGTGATGCTGAAACATCAAATTgtcatagataaaatgcaatagTGTTCGTTTTcggtagtttatgcctgcccataccataaccccactgccaccatggggcactctgttcacaacattgacatcagcaaaccgatCGCATACACTACGCCATACACGCTGATATCTGCTACGTGCAGTCGAAACccggattcatccgtgaagagcacacttctccagcgtgtcagtggccatcaaaggtgagcatttgcccactgaagtcggttacgactcTAAACTATCGCCAGGTGAAAACCCTTGTGGGGACAAAGCTTCCCTGAGATTGTTTCCGACAATTTGCAGAAATTATTAGGTtgcgcaaacccacagtttcgtcagggtggctggtctcagataatcctggatgtgaaggtcctgggctggcatggttataCATGGTCTGCAGTtttgaggctggttggatgtacttCCAAATTCTATAAACAACTTTGGAGGTGGCGTATAGTACATCAATTAACATTAcaatctctggcaacagctcttgtgggcattcctgcagtcagcatgccaactgcagttccctcaacttgagacatctgtgacattgtgttgtgtaacaaaactgcacatgttagtggcctttcattgtccccagcgcaatgtgcatctgtgtaatgatcatgctgtttaatcagcttttttatatgccacaactgtcaggtggatggattatcttggcaaaaggagaaattctcactaacagggatgtaaacgtGTGCAATTTTTGGGGGGAGAAATATACTTTTCATGAGtggaatatttattttatttcagctcaaacaacatgggatcaacactttacatgttgcgtttatatttttgttcagtgtagtttcatAGCTGATTATGtaatggatgtgaaacggcttgctagttagcggtggtgcgtgctaaatagcttgctctgagaccttgaagtagtggttccccttgctctgcaagggctgcagcttttgtggagcgatgggtaacgatgcttcgtgggtgactgttgttgatgtgtgcagagagtccctggttcgcgcccgggtataggcgaggggacggtctaaagttatactgttacactggtgccgtgacccggatcactggttgctgcggaaaaaggaggaggtcaaaagggggtgagtgaaacggctagctagttagcggtggtgcgcgctaaatagcgtttcaatcggtgacgtcacttgctctgagaccttgaagtagtggttccggtctaaagttatactgttacaattACACTTTCCCCATTTTAAATGTACTTTATTTATTCCATCAATTAATGCTCAAAAACATTTAACCCCTTTTCAATATGTTTTTCGGGGAAAATGTTGAGCTCTGCCTGTGTATGGTGCAGCTGAACATCCAGTATGTTGGAAAGGACAGATGTCCATTTTCTACAGTGTTATGTTCCTGGGTTTGCCCCCAGTGGCCTACGCTACACTGGTTGACGAGAGTTTGTGGAAAACTTGTTTTGCCTCTTCTCTTTACTATATAGCCCGTGTGAGGGCCAATAAATTGTTGAAGCGTCTCCTCCCCTATTAATTTTATACTGGATGTTCAGCTACACCTCTATCATTTATGGTCACAATAACATATGTTCATGCAAATAAAGAATAGATGGTATCATGTTTTGGTTATATTTCACTGGGGAACATTCTCACAATTGATTATCCAGAAATCAC from Oncorhynchus masou masou isolate Uvic2021 chromosome 29, UVic_Omas_1.1, whole genome shotgun sequence harbors:
- the LOC135520301 gene encoding GSK-3-binding protein-like; amino-acid sequence: MPCRKENYILLEQSVTVDSKEVDALVTKIGEALQLHNNSANQKTMSCLHGLTSNCSSSNIKQANNNNNGVALQKRTGCCIRLRNRRQRSNRASPYSFPGSSNQEWDHFKRWDRKGINAAVEDDPHQLLQELILSGNLIKEAVRRLQFSTTECGDLSDKLQC